Part of the Bubalus bubalis isolate 160015118507 breed Murrah chromosome 9, NDDB_SH_1, whole genome shotgun sequence genome is shown below.
ctggcgggctacagtacataggttcgcaaaaagtcggacatgactgaggcaattAACACTCAACTTTCCCATCAGAGGAGGGTGTAAGCCCCAGCCTGGCAGGAGACAAATGTGCATTCAAAAATAAGAATTGGGGGGCACGGGGGCATGGGGTTTggctgcacagcttgcaggatcttagttccccaaccaggactCAACCCTGggtccccagcagtggaagctcagagccctgaccactggaccatcagggaattccctcaaaaTTAAGGATTTAGAACAACTCTAATTCATCACCCTAGAATACCTGCAGGTGCCAGAATTAAATCAACACCTGCTCTCCCACCTTATCCTCACCCGGTCAGTGCCCGCTGTCCCTACCTGCCACTGGGAATCAGGGTTGAATGTCCCAGAGGCGTCAgcttgggggtggtggtgggagaagGCGTCCGCCCCCAGACGAGATGGTTTCACCAGCCCGGCATAGCTGGGCCCCCTGGCCTCCCACAGCCTCGCCTGTACGTGCCTTGTCCCAGGTGGCGCGAAGGCAAGTTCCAGGAGGTGGTGGAGGCCGAGTATGTCCTGCTGGAGATGAACGGGCTGTTCACCTACACGTACTCCCTGACGGCCGGCACGGCAGGCTGCAGTGCCCAGCCGCAGAACTGGACCACCATCACCCAGACGGCTGGCGACACAGCGCCCTTCTCCTGGGACCGTGAGGTAAGGCCTGTGCTCTTGAGTAGTCCCAGGGCAGGCGACTTCCGGTCATGCGCAGTGTGTGCTGGGAGCCGGCTCGACCTGTTCAGGCTGCTGCTAACCGAACACCAGAGACCCCAGGGGCTTTTAACAGCAGCATGGGTTTCTCACGGGTCTTGGAGGCTGAAGTTCAacatcaaggtgccagcagatttgggGTCTGGTTCATGGGTGACGCCTCCTGTGTCCTCACAGAGCAGAAGGGGTGGGGGAGCTCTTCCAGATGCCTTTGCGCCCAGGTatgtgttcagtcctgtccaactctgcaaccacgTGGACTGTGGCCCCGCtgccgcccgccccgcccccctctccccccagggctcctctgggcctgggattctccgggaaagaatactggagtgggttgccatttcctgctccaggcccAGGTCCCTTTATAAGGACacagaacaactgactggttcaaaattgggaaaggagtacaacaaggctgtatattgtcaccccacctatttaacttaaatgcagagtacatcatacgaaatgtcaggctggatgaatcacaagctggaaccaaaattgctgggagaaatatcaacaacatcagataggcagatgataccactctgatggcagaaagtgaagagaaactaaagagcctgttgatgagggtgagagaggagagtgaaaaagctggcttgaaactcaacattcaaaacactaagatcatggcatccggtcccatcacttcatggcaaatagaaggggaagaagtgaaagcagtgacagatcttattttcttgggctccaaaatcactaagacagtgattgcagcggtgaaattaaaaagacacttgctccctggaagtaaagctgtgacaaacttagcgtattaaaatgcagagacataactttgccgacaaaggtcggtatagtcaaagctatggtctttccagtagtcatgtacaaacgTGACCGTTGGACCATAtggaaggctgagggccaaagaattagtgctttcgaactgtggtgttgaagacttttgagagtcccttggacagcaaggagatcaaaccagtcaatcccaaaggaaatgaaccttgaatattcatcggaaggactgttgctgaagctccaatcctttggccacctgatgcgaagagccaactcattggaaaagaccctgatgctgggaaagattgaaggcaaaaggagaaggaggtgacagaggctgagatggttagacagcatcaccactcaacggacatgcatttgagcaatgtccggaagataatgaaggacagaggaacctggcttgctgcagtccatggggttccaaagaatgggacacgacttagtgactgaacgacaaaaTCTCCTTCAGGAGTACTCCACCACTATGACCTGCTGCCTCCCAAAGGCCCCGCCTCCTAATTCATCACCTTTGGGAGTAGGTACAGTTCAACAGATGACTTCTAGTTGGTTGACACAAACATTTAGTCCCGAATAGCTGGGGTGTTGGATGCTGGTAATGTAAGATGCACAAACCCTTTGGGAACCTCTACCACGGGAATGACCAGACGATCAGAGATGTCAGGACCAAGGCGTTCATGGGGCACACTGCTGATGACGTGCAAAACTCTGAAACCATCCAAATGCCCATTATGTAAGGGGCTGATTATATTTACGGTTCTGCTCAGCGATTGTTTCTATTACGCGCGTTGGTACACGACTAACAAAGAGGGGTCTGGTGATAGTGAAAGGAACACGTCGATTTGGTCCTGGTGCGGAAGGGGAGCTTGTGGTGCGCAGTAGTTTCCAGCGCCATCCGCCTCTCAACACCAAGAGCGCGAACACAGTGCAATGCTGCCACGTCACCAGCAGGGCGCGCGCGCTACCCGCATCCGAAGCCGGTTCTCACGCCGACTCCGGGCTCcttaaatttgtatttgttttcagaGCCAGCAGCCTCACCCTTCCTCACTCCCCATTCCATCCAGTGAGTTTGAGAATTTATTTGGTTGGTGacattgggtgtttttttttttttaatctttcacatAACctataatgaatttttttttttaatgtaaaaagtaCAACTCACAACTTGGGCGTTTTGTGCCTTCCAGATGTTACCCAAGCACCACCTCTCtgaccatttctttaaaaagtacaagCCACACACATGTAACTTTATGTTTTCTGACTGTGCTGgtgtttgcattttttattaGCCGTCTCATTCAAAGTGGCACACATTCCTTTAAGAGACTGTCCAGTTGCTTTTTTCCCATCAGCCCTGGTGGGCGATTTTGTAGAACCCCTAGGGTTTTTCTATCAAGATATAGTGGCAATGCCGCATTTCCAGCATGATCATTAGATGGGCAGTTATGTAGCTACTTAGCCAAACCATGGGGTGCAGCtggctataaaaaataataataataatgagtctTTAGGCTAAGCAGCTGTCCCCCTTATTAAATTTCACATAGTTTTTATGTgatccagctttttttttttccccttttactctcaaaagattttttaaattttttcttaattgttaggcacttccctggtggtccagtggttaagattacaagctcccaatgcagggggctggggttcaatccctggtcatgtcACCAGATCCTTCATACcttagtggagtgggttgccatgccgtcctgcaggcgatcttccccacccagggatcaacccgtgTTtctagcgtctcctgcattggcagctgggttctttaccactagtgccacctgggaagccccaactaacagctgctgctgctgctgctgctgctgctgctaagtcgattcagttgtgtccgactctgtgcaaccccatagacggcagcctgccaggctccccatccctgggattctccaggtaagaacactggagtgggttgccatttccttctccaatgcatgaaagtgaaacatgaaagtgaagtcactcagtcgtgtccgactcttagcgaccccatggactgcagcccaccaggctcctctgtccatgggattttccaggcaagagtactggagtcgggtgccatcgccttctccgccacCTAACagcaggcacagccaaataaatttttaaaataatttaaaaaatttgttttaactgTGGTCAAAcatacatggacagaggagccaggtgggctgcagtccatggagttgcaaagagtcggatacgactgagcgactaacacttacacataacataaaactgaccattttaaatatttttaagtgcacagcTCAGTGGCATTAAGCGCATTCACATTGTCCtgcaaccatccccaccatcatctccagaactttctcttcttcccaaactgaaactctgtccccatgaaACACTgactcctgtcccctccccctggCACCTGACCCTCActatctacttcctgtctctaagGATCTGACTCCTCTAGGGGGTCTCACATGGGTGGGATCAGATGGTATTTGACCttgtgtgtctggcttatttcactgagcatcatGTCCTCatagttcatccatgttgtagagGGTGTCAGAAACTCCTACAATACTCTATTAGTGTGTATGAACCGCACTTTGTTTATCcgtcatctgtccatggacatttggtttgcttccaccttttggctgttgtgaatggtGCTGCTGTGAACTCAGAAGTGCAAGTATCTCTTTGAGACCTTGCTTTAGTTCTCTGGTGTCAATTCTTATGAAAGAAATAATCCCTTTATAGGGGCCTTACCCTCAGGACCTCATCAAATCTCTTTCCAATGCCCCACCTATGCCACTAGGGGATGTTGCATCAACATAATGAATGGGGTTGGGGATTCACACATTCagcgcgtgggcttctcatcacagtggcgTCTTTTGTTACAGAAcatgggttctagggcacatGGACTTCAGTGGTTGCCATGTGCGGGtttagttcctctgcccatgcatGCCACGGCTACTAaacctgtgctctaaagcccaggagctgcaactactgagcccacgagctagacctactgaagcctgtgtgctctagagcccaagttTCACAAGAGaggccgctgcaatgagaagcccttgtacCACAattaaagagtagcccctgctctctgaaactagagaaaagcccaaggggcaacgaagacccagcatagccaaaaattaatagataaataaattaattttttaaaagacctcaTCTCCAAATAAGGACACTGCCCAAGGCCCTGAGGGTTAGGACTTCCCCATATGATTTGGGGAGGAATTCAACCCAGCTCATAACAAACACCAAGAGCACATGTATCAGACTCACCCCCAGACTCAGAGCTGCAAGGGACCCTGGGAAGAGGAGTTACTATGCCTGCAGCCCACCTCAAGCTTGGGCAGACCAGGAAGAAGGAGGGCAGGAAGACGGATCCACACTCACAAATTGGCTGGCCTGCCCAGCGGGCACCTGGCCCTAGACTCACAGCCACAGATGCTGGCGGATGGCGGTGTGCCATGGGGTGTGTCGGAGGGCTCCCACagtcctccccaacccccagggcCAGCGAGCACACCTTTGTCCTCCTCCCCAGAATTACATGAGCTGCCATGACCCCAACTACCATGAACCCTTGAGATGGCCTGACGTCCCATATCAGATCTTGGGAGGCCAAACAGAGAACAAGGTTGTTTTCGACCAAAGAAACGGCATCTACATCTTCTTCATTTCTATCGTGGATCCATCCTACAGGTGAGTGGATGAGGGGAGTCGCTGTGCACCAGGGGCCTCTGGGGAGACAGCTGGCGCTTCCAGGGCAGGTCCCACACGTGTGTGGGGCCCACTTTCTGCCACCCTTAGGCAGGTCCTGGATAAACCTGAATCCCCCAACAGCTCAGACCATCCCCGGGAAGAGTGATACTGTAAGTCGTGGATGGCATTTGTTCACTGGCTACGTAAATCTTTATTCAGAGACCACGGCAGGCCCTAAGGGGAATAACAATGCCCAGCAGCACCCCTATCCCTACCCTGGGGAATCAGAGTTACCCCCATGGCTATGTCTCATTGGTGGGCACAGACAGGCTCCCAAGCACTAACCCTCAGATATTCAGGGAGTCTGCAAGCCGGCGGACTTCCCACTGGTAACTTGAAATCAGCACCGGCCAGAGTATTAACGCCACGGAAACTGACACAGGTTATGGGCCTGGCCTCCCAGGCACCCCACCTCTGCCCTAAGAGCTGGGTATTATTAATATTCGCCACTGTGCTGGATCAAATCGTGAGCATCTCCCACTGGGAGGGGGAATGTGGGCGGCATTCTTTACCCCATCACGTTTCCCCTCCAGATGGACACAAAAGCCACCCTCAAAAGCTTGGGGGGACCCTGCCTTCCCTAGGGGCCCCAGACCAGACCACCTCTGGGACGTCAGGGGTGGAAGGCTGGGGAGACCCTGGGGGCACCCAGTGAGGGGAAGGGGCCTGCCTGGGAgcctcagcccctcccctccccccacctgccTCCTGCAGTTTCCCTGGCTACTTGCCCCCTGGGTCCCCTTTCCTGGGTGCCCTTCCCTCCATCCTGCTACCCCCACTTCAGGGATGCTGTGGCCCCCATCACACCCCCACTGTGTGATGAACAGTTTCTTGGCCtcttctgccccacccccaagaTAGCCTGGGCATGGAGGGGAGACCCCTTGTCCCCAGAGCAGGGGACCCCAGGGGCCCTGGGGAAAAATGTGACCTCTGCAAAATACAAAGAGGATGACAGATCAGAGGAGAGAGAAGTGGGTATGAATGGAACTCAGTGTCCAGAGTCACCATTCCAGGCCTAGCTGTCATTCCTGTgggttttaaaatgtttgctggggaattccctggcagtccagtggttagggttccTTGCTTTCACGGccgagggcccgggttcaatccctggttggagaattaagatcccacggGCTGAGCAGAGCTGCCAAAACAAAAAAGCTTGCTGGGGTGAAGGGCGGGGCCCCTGAAGGCGGTGCCCCACAGACTCCGCCCACCCACCCCTCGCAGCTACTGTCGCCTGAAGACCACCTTCAGCGTCTACGTCTACGGGGCCTTCCCACTGTCCATCTTCCCGCCGGAGATCACCATTGTCCTGCTCACCGCGGCCACCTTGCTGTCCGTGTGGCTGGCTTACATGATCCCCCAGCTGCTGCACACCGAGCAGGGCCTCGAGGTCAACGGCTTCTGGGTCAGACTGTACCAAAGATGCAGGAAGTCTTGTGCATGTCTCTGGGGCAGGTGCTGAGCACCCGTGGAGGGTGGGAATGCCAGGGAGAGGGCAGAGTTGTTGTAAAGGGTTTGTGAAAATAGCCAGTGGCAGCATGTATCACTCGCGTTTTGTGGTTTTTCTACACCCATCAGCCTCCCTGGACATCCTGGCATCAGAGTCCCTCTTAACTATAGCACCTACATGTGTAAGGATATAAGGATAAGGGGGACAGCCCAAGTCCTAATGAACAGGAGCTTGGTGGGGacttcctgctggtccagtggttgggacttcacgctgcaggggtttgatccctggtttgggaactaagatcctgcaagccattcagcatggccaaaaaaaaaaaaaaaactagtgaacAGGAGCTTGGAGAAATGAGCTCACCCAGGCATGTGGTGCGCTCATCTGCAAGCCCCTGAGATACATCAGACACATGATAAGTTCTGTTAGAGAAGGATGAGACCCGAGGGTCCATCTCTGTTGATAAACCCTGACGTATATACAAATGAACACATGTAGACTTGTGGGATGTCCATGAATAAGATTTGGAAGCAtagtacatattttatatgtacatGGGTTAGGCATACATATAGATACAGAtggtgtgcatatatatatgcagagagatgtacacacatgtatatagcATGGGTAAGGCATacacatcagagaaggcaatggcaccccactccagtactcttgcctggaaaatcccatggacgaaggagtctggtaggctgcagtccatggggtcgcaaagagtcagacacgactgagtgacttcactttcacttttcacttctatgcattggagaaggaaatggcaacccactccagtgttcttgcctggagaatcccagggacgggggagcctggttggctgctgtctatggggtcgcacagagtcagacacgactgaacgacttagcagcagcaaggcattcacatacatgtgtgtagataatgtgcatgtgtgtgcatgcatattgTATATGTGTGGATATTGTGTGAATATTGCACACGTGTGTGATGTATATCTgcaatatacatacatgtgtgtacatgtcaCACACATTCATGTAAGCACATGCATATATGTGGGTGATATGTCACACAAgtgtataatacacacacacgtacatgtaTGGATAAATACATGTGTACATAGATGTAAATAACACACACACCTATCTACAAGTACACACATACAAGCATATAAATGTGCACACGTGGATACATATATggtcatgtatacatgtatatatgcactGTACAcatagatgtatatgtatgttgGATCAGTCTGTCCCTCCGTTCAGCGGGCTTCCCTCTCCCACACATCCTTCAAATTCCAGATGGTGCGGGACACCGTCTCATTCTACTGAAAATTTTCTCGGTAACTTTTTTGATCACTCTTAGGTTAAAAGAACACATCCCATGGTCATTTActtgctttctgtttgttttgggcCATGgctggaggcatgtgggatcttattaacAGTTCCCTGTGGTGTGTGCGGTgctagttggtcagtcatgtgtgactctttgccacctcataggctatagcccgccaggctcctctgtcctggattctccaagcaagaatactggagtgggttgccatgccctcctccaggggatcttctcaacccaggggtcgaccccaggtctcccacattgcaggcagattctttactgtctgaaccaccaggaaagcccatgaatactggagtgggtagcctattctttctccaggtcattttcctgacccaggaatcgaactgggatctcctgcattgcaggtggattccttaccagctgacctaccagggaagccctaatagtcacctgaccagggatcaaacccatgccccctgcagtggaagcttggagtctttttttttttatctgagcTCAGATCAAGTGTAGAAACCTTCATAGTTATATAAAGTTCTGCAGTAAAATCTTTTCATCATTGCTCAGAACTGATCAGCCTTTCATACAAGCACACCCACAACCAACTCTCACTTACCCACCAATAAGCCCCTTAATTATCCAgtcacctacacacacacacacacacacacacacaccccttcataccccttattttaaattattcttttgctTCTCAGAACTACAGAGATCATGCATCAGATACACTGGGTGGTCTTCTGATGCTCAGATTTGGCTACTTTCATCACTGATCCACTTCAGTAAGAGCAGATCTCAGAGaagaagcttggagtcttaaccactcccAGGGAAGCACCCCCTCCATGCCATGGTCATTTAAATTGCCTAATACGgggacttcccttgcagtccagtggttaggactcggtagTTTCACTGACATGGGCCCAGGTTCAGGCCAGTCATTTTGTCCCACCATCAGAGGCTGAGTTACTCTGCCCCATCCACCCTCCAGGCCTGATGGGGGGGGGGGTCACGAGATGGGATGCCGTGCTTCACAATCCTCAGTCCACATTAATCTTACAGAAAACCAAGCACCTCCCCTCGCATCCACCTTGTTTGCCAGGGGCTCCCCGTCACTGGGGGCACTTCATGTGTGTCTCAAAAACACCCGTTAATACGGCTGCAGGGAGGAGGGCTCCAAGGGAGGTGAGGGAAGTGAGCTCCTGGCTGCTCTCGGCCCATGTCCCATTCAGAGAAGAGTCAGGTAAGTGCAGGTGCAGACTTAGggctgcccccacctccctgaGCCTTGGAACAGGCTTCAGGGACACGAGTCCTGTAGGCTTGAGATGTGGTGCCACCACATGGCATCCCCCACCCCGGACATCTCCTGGATCCCAGTCAAGCCCCCCAGCTTCCCAGCAGAGTCCAAGAGTGAAAGCCCCTGAGACGCAGCCCTGAACCTGGGCCCTTACTCCTGCAGGGGAGGGAAGCAGGCGGGGCTGGCCCACTCCAGAGGTGTGCTCCATCTCTCCTTATTTGTTttcttgctaagtcgtgtctgactcttttggaaccccatggactgtagcctgccaccctcctctgtccatgggattctccagacaagaatacaggagtgggttgccatttccgtctctaggggatcttgccgacccagggtcAAATGCTTGTTTTCTGCATTgacgtagattctttaccactgagccactagggaagccctcaactCTCCTTACCTCCTTGCACATCACCCCCTTCAGGGTCACCTTGAGTATTTCAGGGGAGGGTATGGACAGCAGCTGCTCCAGACTCTCCAGTGGGAAGGGCTGAAGAGAGCCTGGCCTGGGACCCACAGGGGTGGGAGCCATGTAGATGCAGCGGGAGGAGCCCAGGCAGGAGGGAACAGGTGTGAGAACTGAAATCCCAGGCTCCCCATGCCTGCCACGCGCAGCTGGGTCCAATGAGGGGACGCAGCCCCTTGCCCATCTTGGAACAGGCACGCCCACCCAGGCCTCGGGCCTCACCTGGGCTGCAGGTGCACTCTGCATGCCCCATCACATGCGGGCCTGTTCTCAGCCACCCGTGTACCAGGTGGGCACCATCTCCTGCATCCCTGCCCGGCCCCCACCCTCAGGCCTCAGGTGCCGCTCCTCCAACCAGCACCTACCTCCACACCCCAGCTGTCTGCATGAACATGGGTGGGGGCCCGCCCCTTCACCATTGGCGACACCTGCCCTGCCAGGTGGGTGGAGGCTGACCCCAGCCCGCAGGCCTCTCTAAGGCCTTCCCCCCTCCCACTCATAGTGCTTCAGAGGGATGGTTGGGGATATGCAGGCCACTCCCTAACTCCCGCATTTGCTGTGTCTCCAGGCCAGTCCCTGCTCATCTCTGGGCAGCCCTGACTTTCCCAAACACAGAAGTGAAATTCTTGCAGTTCCCACCTCTCCAAAGTGCCGGCTGACGTGGATTCTCTGTGGCTAGATTTAGAATCCCAAATCTGAATCTAGGGCTCCCCCACTCTGCTCTGTAAGTCCAGCACCCTCGGGGTTCTGCAGGGCCTCACCCCATGGTCTGGGCCCACTGTACAACAGGGAGGATGTGGGGACAGCCCTGATGCCACTGGGCGGATACAGCACTGAGAGGTCAAATCCGCTTTAATGGGGGGTGGCTCCCAGGTCCTGCCGGGGCCCTGAGGAGGCAGCAGTCGTGGGACCCGTGGCCTGCTTGCCCTTGCTGCCCTGCTGCCCCTTCTTGGTGGTGGAACTGCCTGCCTTCCTCTTGCCAGGGGGCTCGGCCCTGGGGGCAGAGGCTGTGGCGTTGGTGGCAGGGGGCCCCGGACGGGGCAGCGGCTCCTCGTCCAGTGCCTTAAAGTTGAAGAAGTAGTCCACGTTGGAGACAGTGTCCAGGATCTCGGGCACGCTGTAGTCGAAGGACAGCAGCTCATCCGGCAGGTGCAGCGAGCAGATGTCACCAGAGGAGTCGTCACCGCCGCCCCCGCTGTCGGGCAGGGCTGGCCCAGGCCCCAGGGGCTTGCGTGGGGCCCCTTCGGGCTCAGCACTGCCCGGCAGGCAGTCGAAGAGCTTCATTGCATCCTCCAGCAGCACCTTCTCGGGCAGCGCGAAGGCCTGGGCCACCTCGGGGGTCCTGGCCTCGCCCGCCCCCAGTGGGGCCACCTCGGCATTGGCTGCCTTGGGTTCAGCGGGGACGGGTGGGTACAGCGGGCTGGGGGGCGGCTCCTTGACTGGGAAGGTCAAGGGCTCCCCAGGCCCGTGCAGTTGGCTCAGGCGGCCCTTGAGGTGGCTGTAGGTGCCTGGGGGCAGTGCGGTCTCGGCGGGCAGCGTGATGAGCAGCGGGGGCAGCTTGCTCTccttggggggtggtggtggcgcCAGGCCCTCCTTGATCAAGGGCCGGGGCAGCTCCACAAAGCTGGGCGGCCCCCCGTCCCCCATGAAGCCCACGGTCTCGGGCCCCG
Proteins encoded:
- the PRR22 gene encoding proline-rich protein 22 isoform X2 yields the protein MAPCGCFFDPRIYRIEWAATDFGQSSLYKLVAVGDGGPAGAPTSPGTYLLEPQHYLKAPVPPPPPPPYPHYQPPPPGGPQYLLPYFPPEGPGPETVGFMGDGGPPSFVELPRPLIKEGLAPPPPPKESKLPPLLITLPAETALPPGTYSHLKGRLSQLHGPGEPLTFPVKEPPPSPLYPPVPAEPKAANAEVAPLGAGEARTPEVAQAFALPEKVLLEDAMKLFDCLPGSAEPEGAPRKPLGPGPALPDSGGGGDDSSGDICSLHLPDELLSFDYSVPEILDTVSNVDYFFNFKALDEEPLPRPGPPATNATASAPRAEPPGKRKAGSSTTKKGQQGSKGKQATGPTTAASSGPRQDLGATPH
- the PRR22 gene encoding proline-rich protein 22 isoform X1 — its product is MQHPKPFYAPTAPQEGFSPRGLDATDGLDSQPTPACTEPLSAVGSSNLYHPPTPEKEVFPTPPAGFQMAPCGCFFDPRIYRIEWAATDFGQSSLYKLVAVGDGGPAGAPTSPGTYLLEPQHYLKAPVPPPPPPPYPHYQPPPPGGPQYLLPYFPPEGPGPETVGFMGDGGPPSFVELPRPLIKEGLAPPPPPKESKLPPLLITLPAETALPPGTYSHLKGRLSQLHGPGEPLTFPVKEPPPSPLYPPVPAEPKAANAEVAPLGAGEARTPEVAQAFALPEKVLLEDAMKLFDCLPGSAEPEGAPRKPLGPGPALPDSGGGGDDSSGDICSLHLPDELLSFDYSVPEILDTVSNVDYFFNFKALDEEPLPRPGPPATNATASAPRAEPPGKRKAGSSTTKKGQQGSKGKQATGPTTAASSGPRQDLGATPH